A genomic window from Astatotilapia calliptera chromosome 12, fAstCal1.2, whole genome shotgun sequence includes:
- the LOC113033329 gene encoding arrestin domain-containing protein 3-like gives MTVKHLFVEFNKVNEQGTFSPGDILSGNVIVVISKEIKVQCFSVKAKGKAKVTWHEKEGEDIVAHSNKKKYFYFEHIILQDKKGDGSVTISPGRNVYSFNFVIPDVDMPSSYEGKWGRITYSLRAQLTQSIWLVHKTKTEFPFWTKSEFPFASKSEMIIIGLQEQQHATRISFYGSGKVTMNVTSEKMGLKQGEAVGVSVEVLNDSAHAVIPKFYLCEKQTFVAESKRKVHTNDILFGTGEPVPAETSQTTTKVLCIPPQLPPTFFNCCMMKLEYRLKVTLDVPLSREPVIKLPLVILLGSPKPHEKKTKKRSIWFRKLPS, from the exons ATGACCGTCAAGCATCTCTTTGTGGAATTCAACAAGGTGAACGAACAAGGCACCTTCTCCCCTGGGGACATCCTCTCTGGAAATGTGATAGTGGTGATCAGCAAGGAAATCAAAGTGCAGTGTTTTTCGGTCAAAGCCAAAGGGAAGGCTAAGGTAACTTGGCATGAAAAAGAAGGAGAGGATATTGTGGCCCacagcaacaagaagaaatacttttattttgaacacATTATTCTTCAAGATAAAAAGGGAGATG GTTCGGTAACCATCAGCCCTGGGAGGAATGTGTATTCATTCAACTTTGTAATTCCAGATGT AGACATGCCTTCATCTTATGAAGGGAAATGGGGCAGGATCACATACAGTTTGCGGGCACAGCTTACTCAGTCGATTTGGCTTGTACACAAAACCAAGACGGAGTTTCCTTTTTGGACCAAGTCTGAGTTCCCCTTTGCCTCCAAATCAGAAATGATTATCATTGGACTTCag GAGCAACAACACGCAACTAGGATTTCATTTTATGGCTCTGGAAAGGTGACTATGAATGTTACCTCAGAAAAAATGGGATTAAAGCAAG GTGAGGCAGTGGGAGTCTCTGTGGAAGTGCTCAATGATTCAGCACATGCAGTAATACCCAAATTCTACCTGTGTGAGAAGCAGACCTTTGTTGCTGAGTCAAAGAGGAAAGTGCACACAAATGACATCCTGTTTGGGACAGGAGAGCCTGTTCCGGCTGAAACCAGTCAGACCACCACCAAAGTTCTTTGTATCCCTCCGCAGCTCCCTCCTACCTTCTTCaactgctgcatgatgaagcTGGAGTACAGACTCAAG gTTACCCTTGATGTCCCTCTGTCAAGAGAGCCTGTAATCAAACTCCCTCTGGTCATCCTGCTGGGTTCACCAAAACCACATGAGAAAAAGACGAAAAAGAGGTCCATCTGGTTTAGAAAGCTTCCTAGTTAG